Genomic window (Streptomyces sp. NBC_00078):
GAAGCCGGACTTGGCCGCAACGCTGGACGCCGAGAAGTCGGGAATCACGGCGGATGAACTCACGGTAGGAGCCAGCCGGAAGGTCTGGTGGCGCTGCCCGGACTTCCCTGACGATCACGACGGGTGGGAAGCCGTCGTGGGCAACCGTACGGGAGGATTCCGCAAGCGCTATGGCACTGGCTGCCCGGACTGCCGCCTGGTCAAAACGTCCGCGCAGGAGTTGCGCCTGAAGGCGGAACTCAGCACTGTCCTTCCCATCGACCCCAGCCGTGGCGCCATACGTACCACCCGCGTCGAGCATGTCGACATGGTCGTCGAGGCCGACAGCCTGCGTCTCGT
Coding sequences:
- a CDS encoding zinc-ribbon domain-containing protein, whose amino-acid sequence is MQITDKNRLSTVKPDLAATLDAEKSGITADELTVGASRKVWWRCPDFPDDHDGWEAVVGNRTGGFRKRYGTGCPDCRLVKTSAQELRLKAELSTVLPIDPSRGAIRTTRVEHVDMVVEADSLRLVLEFDGSYFHGTANSRRKDSMKSQRLRSAGWTVVRIREDPLSLLDSAYDVVVGFVAEPEEAAADVPPGAARPGRCCCSRALPGPWRSARCRDGA